From a single Fusobacterium pseudoperiodonticum genomic region:
- the queA gene encoding tRNA preQ1(34) S-adenosylmethionine ribosyltransferase-isomerase QueA, with product MSTYLSDYDYFLPEELIGQKPREPRDSAKLMLINRKTGEIEHKHFYNIIDYLQKGDVLVRNATKVIPARIYGHKESGGVLEVLLIKRISIDTWECLLKPAKKLKLGQKLYIGENKELIAELLEIKEDGNRILKFYYEGSFEEVLDKLGSMPLPPYITRKLENKDRYQTVYAQRGESVAAPTAGLHFTEELLKKISEKGIEIVDIFLEVGLGTFRPVQTENVLEHKMHEESFEISEKAAKAINEAKAQGRRIISVGTTATRALESSVDENGKLIAQKKDTGIFIYPGYQFKIVDALITNFHLPKSTLLMLVSALYDREKMLEIYKLAVKEEYHFFSFGDSMFIY from the coding sequence ATGTCGACTTATCTTAGTGATTATGATTATTTTTTGCCTGAAGAACTAATAGGTCAAAAACCTAGAGAACCTAGAGATTCAGCAAAACTTATGTTGATAAATAGAAAAACAGGAGAAATTGAACATAAACATTTCTATAATATAATTGACTATTTACAAAAAGGTGATGTTTTAGTTAGAAATGCAACTAAAGTTATACCTGCTAGAATATATGGACATAAAGAAAGTGGTGGAGTTTTAGAAGTTCTTTTAATAAAAAGAATTTCTATAGATACTTGGGAATGTTTGTTGAAACCAGCTAAAAAATTAAAATTAGGACAAAAATTATATATAGGAGAAAATAAGGAACTAATAGCTGAATTATTAGAAATTAAAGAAGATGGAAATAGAATATTAAAGTTTTATTATGAAGGTAGTTTTGAAGAGGTTCTAGATAAACTTGGTTCTATGCCTTTACCTCCATATATAACAAGAAAACTAGAAAATAAAGATAGGTATCAAACTGTTTATGCTCAAAGAGGAGAATCTGTTGCTGCTCCAACTGCAGGATTACATTTTACAGAGGAGCTATTGAAAAAAATCTCAGAAAAGGGTATAGAAATAGTTGATATTTTCTTAGAAGTTGGTCTAGGAACATTTAGACCTGTTCAAACAGAAAATGTTTTAGAACATAAGATGCATGAAGAAAGCTTTGAAATTTCAGAAAAAGCTGCAAAGGCTATAAATGAAGCTAAGGCACAAGGAAGAAGAATTATTTCAGTTGGTACAACTGCAACAAGAGCATTAGAATCTTCAGTTGATGAAAATGGAAAATTAATTGCTCAAAAAAAAGATACAGGAATTTTTATATATCCAGGTTACCAATTTAAAATAGTTGATGCTTTAATAACAAACTTTCACCTTCCAAAATCAACATTGTTGATGCTTGTTTCAGCATTATATGATAGAGAAAAAATGCTTGAAATATATAAATTGGCAGTTAAAGAAGAATATCACTTTTTTAGCTTTGGTGACAGTATGTTTATTTATTAA